The segment GCGAGGAATATGTTTTCCCTTTTGAAGTGCGGAACCCTAAAGAGATGTCAACGTTTAATATAGAGGTATATGAGGTACTCACCCACAGCCAGAGGTCCTAAGTTTACCAATTTATTCTTCAATTCTTCTTCATTGGCGATGGCGATCGTATTGCCACCTGTTACAAGCACAACTCCCTTACTGGCGTCTTCAGTGCAATTCTGTTTTTTCTCGTGATAGGGATAGTCTGACTCTTTTTCTAACTTGTTCTCTGTAGCAGCAAGTTCTCTGTAATGAACGCATTTTAAAGATAATCAAAAGATTTAATGAGAAGGCACACTCAAacgttatgacagatggcgccaccttattagtccattgcacagataaaataattcatacgtaagagcgagaagatgatatttgttttctctctctcacatatgaatgacagtgacatgcctattagacacttgcacaggcgccacctGGCGGGATGCCTCTTATTCCTTAATTAAGTGTCACGTCGATATGTGACCAAGTTCCATTAGCGGCATTAGCTAACAATACGTACGGATTATACCTAATACTTAGTTTGGAAGAgaaacttactaaaaatatatttttaagggGGACTGTCCACTAcctacgatagtactcttcatTATACTGTGATCCAAGTGTAAAATATTCttttttcattaaaattaacataatgtGGCACATCTATCAatagatttttcaaaataaaatacttaaagtTTAATGCTTTATCTTttttaaactaaaaaccgaaacAGTATACCCCCTTCAATTTTAAACGGGACGCGAAAGATCAAacacttttaaataaatacagagTACATAACATAACACTTGATGAATACTTCCTACGAACATTGTTTCGAACACGAGTCCTGTGAGTAAAAAAACCTTCACAAATTATTAACCAATAAGTTACTAAAGTACTTatgaaaacatgttttttctAGGCTAtatttgtgtcccactgctgggcaaaggccacccctttcttccgccagccatcacgatttgccgcctgctccggccattcgctgcaaaatgcgtcgaggtcatcccactatcttttctttggcctacctctgccccggctaatcgGTGGTGTCCAGTCGGTAGCCAATTTGGCCCGCCGATCTGGATGCATTCGGCAGGGGTCCATTATTGGcccatataaaattatttgttataaaattattgcttataccgatttgtgctccgaatgattttgtttcattattatcaacagtactactatcacttttcataataatcatttagccgaaaaattttaatcataaatttaataacattcataattttgtgtttaagaaaatcattcataataaaattgtttaaaaaatttggggaagttctatgaaaaacttgtgccatttatagaagcgcgcttggagCTTTTACAGTTAAAAAATCGTTtctggtttgctcacggtcaacctaacacgctcctcctcgctacgctcgtcgtcgcacctaactggactgtatCATGTGATTTCAGatttctgttctgttaacaataatataacgataaattatattactcgcaatcgttataatcaataagtatataaatattaacattagtataaaatgtatttatgttgaatgacattatgaacataagtcattcgaagttacgatggttattaacataaaattgtaataaataatgatcattataatgCAAAAttttatgagaaacattttcggactaccaataatctaaataccaattttatatgaactttggcgcacccattcggcagacatgtcctgcccaatcccactCAAGCCTTGCAGGCTTAACACCCACATTTACAATaccagttttggagcgcagttcgGTGTTCCTTCATAAAGGTAtagtaaaacataattatattattattattcagctACGAAACCGTTTACACGTGATCCAACACGCCCTAAGCCGACTTTTTCGTTTAGAAGAAGCTTataccgtatgcttgtttgccaccgacgtagtataaaaaatgtgTGATGCCGTGGTAAATGGGATGGTGGATGGATACAAGAGTAGTGGAatgcctaagaaaagatggatggaatatGACATTTTATGCCCATGTAACAACGTCAGTTGTCAGACTGTTGACCACCTTTTAAAAGAATGGCCAAAATTCACCAATACTCGTATCCACAATGAAAACACCTGTAATTTTTTGAAAGTTAACCCATATGAAATGTCAAGCGTAATTACAAAAGAATCATCAACAGAATCGTTCACAAAAcatatcaaaaaaattatcaaTAGTCTAAAAAAGTTCAATAACACATAAAGAGTCATGTACCGCAGCATCAAGGTGAATGGTCGCCTATATTTCAAGAGAGGGCCTTTCATCTTTAACACGATAGTTAATTACAAAAAACAAGTATAAGACATCACGGTACATTTTTCTTCATTAAGGCTGAGACTGTTGTGCCCAGGTGTGAACGGCATCAATATCGGACTGTAATAGCATACTGGTATCGTTAGAGTTTTCAGTggaattatgatgatgatgacattgtaaatagtttttatttatttaggtagcCATAATCACTTACTGCATAACATAGTCCATTACACCTCCGTCGCATGTTCCCGAGTCGAGGCAGTCGAGAGCCTGCCCTTCAGATAGGGCTAGGCACTGCTTGTGTTTGATGGCGTACTGCCCTTCAATATCACCTGtcaataaattcatttaagttTCAGGCTCGTTTATCGGGTTGGACTCTGTGGTTAAAAACAACATCATTTTGACCTAAGAATTGATAACCTAAACCTAAACCTAAACCATCTATATTGTTCCATAATTTTCATAAGCCTAAATGAAATAGGTCAAAAGTAAAACACTGAAACACTCGGTGTGCAACGCTGATGAGGAAGGAAATTAAGTAACACACCGTTACAGTTTTTAATCGAAGAATTTACAGAATAGATGGAATAGTGAAAAACAATAACGGAAGAATGcatcgtcatcctccttgcgttatcccgacattgGCCTCGGCTCAATAACATTACAGAAGAatgcataaataaaataatttaaatacttaTTGAAATTGAgaggaaaatttaaaaaaatattgttacaaaATGGATAATGTGTTTCTCATAAAAGATAAGCcgatttattaaagaaaatattggATCTAATGATCTGGTCATACCAATGGCGCTGAAGATGTAGCAACTACCACATTGTCCTTGGTCCTTAACATGTGTAACAGCATCCTTGTCCCTCCAGTCAAAGTGGTCTTCCGTCGGAGTCGGCCCGTCAGGGAGTACTACACCCTTCATGTTTTTTGGAAGTTTGAAACCACTGTATTGCTGTAGCTCTTCGGGGTATAAGTCAGCAAAGTGATTCAATGCGAACACAGTATCAGGAAACTTGGCATTTCGTTCATTTATTTCCTTCAAAGATTTCTTGAAATTGCCAAGCCTTTCATAATACTCCCTCCGGTTCTTGTACACTTTATTATGCTCTTGGAGAAAACTCTCGTACAAGTTCTCAGCGTCTTCCACGTCATAGAATGGCTTGTCAAGTGCAGCTAAGATCGTGGTGCTAGCAAGGCAGACGGCTGCCAGGACGATCGGTACAAACATGGTGGTCGACGACAGTTGTGAGCTTACCAAAACAACCCATAGACAAACTGATAAAGTTATATTTGCTCGTAGCCTttttatattgaaaaaaaaaatgtctcttCTAGTACTCCCACGTGTGTTTGATATCAACATTTTAAAAATTTCttgaatattgtatttaatagTCTCCACGTGTACATGTGTACTCGTACTTCATATCTCCacatttttaaatgtttaatgTTATCTATACTCAATTTATTCAAATACTAGCAAacgcccgcagcttcgctcgcgttagaaagagacaaaacgtagcctatgctactctccatcccttcaactatcttcacttaaaaaatcacgacaatccgttgctccattttgccgtgaaagacggacaaacaaactgacacacacactttcccatttataatattagtatggattagtctAAATATCGAACTAGGTATagttaaccaattggaaccctaagccAGTGATAGAACTATGTCGtattgacgttataaatcagattgtaagaaatctcttactgcttgtcattttgacatggttgtagagtgaccTACTAGGGttgcaattggttgactgtacgcacGCAAAATGGCAGGAATGGCAGGAGGCAGGATATATCCAGAATTTTCGATTCCCGTGGTAAAGATGTTCCCGGAATCTTCGGGAAATATACTTCGTTGTTTTTAGTACTTTCACGTGTATTCTGTATCAATATTACTAAAAGTgcgaaaataattatgtagctTTAAGTGTAATATAATCAGTACACGtgggtaggtattttaaaataacataattatttttattatttacacgtGTACCTATGGTGTATGCGTACTTGATATCGACAAACCACACTATTTATTCGTGATCTCGCTGACAGAAGAATTAAGTAATAATCTACTGTCCGAAAGACGTTTATTGATGTGAGAGTCAATGACTTCCTACATCCTTATAACCTGGTCAGATTGCTTTCAGACGAGACTGttagcgcgttttcacattatccaatccgatatcggatgtcggatcgacatcacatacattacaggcgccatcttggattttttccataaGACATCCAGTATATTATTCTCCATAAAATTATCTACAATACTGTCTTTAAAGGTATATAGCTATAACTCGtcattttcaaactatgctcaatTTCGTCATGTAAAATTTGTGTTTAACGAATAATGGAATAAGTAGGGGTAGCAGCTATGCACTATGCATTTTTCTAAAGCAACGGTGCTTTGCGAGATTGTTCCTTAGGTCAAAAAACTTTGAATTAGCTCTACAGCCACGTGATCGTGCCTGACTACCCTCAACAAAGAGGAGAGGAAAGAGCCGGTTCCCTAGGTAAAATCTGTGGCAATATTTCTCCAAACTGGTAGTGACAAGGGCAATAGATGGATATTATTTTGCATATAATTTAGGGACGATATATTCATTTCTGgaaaaaatgttatttcttttcaagtttttataaaaaaaaaacggattCATTGCAAAAAACGAAAATTATGTGCAGTTTTtgtaaaaattttggaaaaataaaagaagaagcaaaacgCATGGTGCGAATTCGTGGAATATCTATCAAGAAAGGAAGGAAACCGGCTGAGACTCCGACGGTAGAATGAGGacggacggtggaataagcttgTGTAGCTTTTAAGAGTCTtaagcacactccccgaagtacAACCTGAAAACACCAACAGACTGGCGACTTTTCGCCGATGGGCCAGACTGTAGTTTAACCGTTAGTTCTTGTCACCAATGATCAtcctggctctgcgctccactCACTTATATTGGAAGGGTGACtcttaaaaaatacacaaattgaactcaaacatttttattttagtgtCCAAAAAGTGAGAAATTTATagaatttaaacaaaaaaaaccggccaagtgcgagtcgggctcgcgcacaaagggttccgtagcagcaaatataataaaccaataacttaaccaaaattacagttaaatcaacctatctcaaaaactataagagatactttgatcaaaccaaaaatcgttgaaagagttaattagcatgcatcacctctattttttttagaattttataccccgtagttataaaaatagaggggggggacatactttttacgactttgagagctgatatctcaaaaaccgttcactttaagaaaaatgttttttagaaaactttatatcattttaaaagacctttccattgatatcccacacgggtatgtacatcgaaaaaaaaaattttcatccctcagttacatgtatggggggccccacccccaatttttttttttactatttagtgtcataattttgtagcggttcatacaacacatattcccatcaaatttcatcactgtagtacttatagtttccgagtaaatcggctgtgacagacggacagacggacagacggacagacggacagacggacatgacgaaactataagggttccgtttttgccattttggctacggaaccctaaaaatgaattttGCAGTTTTTAAACTGTGACCCtgaatttaaattgataaaagccaTTATGAAAGTTAATGTTAACCAAATCATCGGCGGCGGCAGCGGTGCGAGTTGCAATCCAAAAATGCACGGTgatgtgaacattgtgaacggCCGCGGGTGGCGGCAAACTCTAAGCCACTTGGGAGTGGGCGGTGTAGCTGGTGCCCATGCCGCAAGCGTCGACTCCTCGCAACAGTCTCACGTAGCCTTTTTCTCCCCACCCGGCGCCCCGAGAGTTTTTAATGATCCAGAACTTCTTGCCGTTTTctgaaaatacattgaattgaattttgatttttttacattacgtcggtggcaaacaagcatacggcccgtcTGACgtaaagcagtcaccgtaacctatggacgcctgcaactcaaacagtgtcacatgcgcgttgccaccccattagaaacttgtacattccccttttgctgtgttaagtacacagcaaaaaggagtgtaggtacaagttctaaggagggttcaaagacgactcaaaggacaatagacggaacaagttagttccgtaagtcctcccgtcatcagcacaccgcaccctcgttgagctcttattttttatgtgatatTTTGAAATATAGTTCTTTTGGAGTGATACATCGGTTTCAATTGATCCTCATATCAATGTAGTGATTAAGTAATTTTCGTGAGGAAGTAATTATTCATATTTCTGGGATGTGACATTTCAATTCTTATCATTAATTTCGTCCATGTTTAaagaatgaaaatatttttaccgCAGTAAGCCCGCTAAGACCATTGCCAATACAAATGGCGTAGGATTtcctctcatttactcaaaggttaactggaagaaatccctctatgggataagttcgcctttgtacttcgcatctcaatctcaatgtatgttatttttaatgtgtttttgtacaataaagagttactactactactacatgtAGGGATAGTACCCAAGTGTTTTCCAGTAGAGATATCTAACAAATGAGTTTTGTATTTGTTTGAAAAAAAGAGTGTACTTTTGttcgtgtggattccatacaataaatacaGTTTGTTTTCAGTAAGCTACATACAAATTTATTATACAATAACGTGAAGACATGTCAATTATCATGATAATTATGGAATTATTTAGATTGACGAACAACAAATCCAAGGGCCTTTCTCGACCTATTGCAAATCTGAATTATATGTTCACTAAACAATATTTCAGAATCAAAGGATGTGTCAAGATCACGCATAGTTTTGACATTCTGAAGGCTTTCCTGATTCAAAGCATAAGTACGATCAACGGTGTGTGTATTCTTTGAGTGCGTCATGACATCAcatttattcgtatttaaatttaaacttttaCGTACACCCCATTGGTAAACGCTATCTATATCCGTCTGGAGTTTTATGATGTCAGATTGATCATGTATTGGCAAAGCGAGCTTGACATCATCAGCAAACATCAGTACCAATGAATGTTTAATATGGCCCGGGAAATcatttatagttattaaaaataataacggACCAAGACTTCTTCCTTGACCAATACCATAAGAATACAAGGTATTCATCTGATTTTGCTGCATTGTACATGGCATATTGTTTGCGTTCCGAGAGATAGTTAGACCACCTACTCAGAGAATTTTCAGTTATTAAAGTATAACTATTTGCTAAATTCGTACAAACCTTCTCCATAACCGACCAAGAGGACGCCGTGGTTAGACTTGTATCCTGTGCACCGGTATGGTTCTAGTATGCCTTTCTTGTAATGGTTGAAGTCAAAGTCATTCAGAgctgaaagaaaataaataactttagtATTAACCAGACTACAACAGAATATTCCTGTTGATCTAGGATGTCAGTTTAATTTGTTTACGTAACATTTTTAGAAAGAcaaatcaaaacaaaatattgaaTATGATGTTGCCAAGATGAGACCATAAGCGGGTTTATGTCAAAATCAACTGTCGGTTCACTAAGGGGGCACCTACCTAGAAATGCCCGGAGGAGGTCACTAacttctatataaatatatgtaacataggtacataattatgtaattataagtACCTTCCGCAGTATAGATATCGGTAAAAACGGTATCAAAATTCGTTTAAGGTACctacagcgggtcaaatctcgacactgggggggggggggggggggggggcatcattaaatagagtgttcaccggttatattataattatggtaggcgtgttcagtggatacatactATAACTCacctcaacatcatagtgtaataagggattagttacaattggcccccagtcgagatttgccccgcagtACTTTAATACTTTCTGAGTTTACTCGGGCAAATGAGTGATTACTATTATAAGAGATAATATTGACCTACGCCGCATGTAGAGGTATGATCAGGCCGTGATTGCAGAGTACGCAGCGCTGGTCCCGGACACTGCTTAAATATATGGGCATATATGTAACTTATTTCAGTTTTAAGAAGATGAAGAAGGTAAGGTTACGTGCATAAATCCTTTaaggatttatttttattttatttcaaatacgttacacagtatgacagtaaaaactcaagcactgagtaactaaaatacataaaagcataACAAATAAACCCATCAACGTAAAAAAAATCAACTCATCACAAATTATCTAGAGTTAGGTGACATCGTAACGTCTAGGCTTCCGTCCGGGCGtagaattcggcaggttgcctcGGAACCGTCGAAAGACTACATCTTTTGGCCAGACGTCTgtactcgcgatggtgtcctgcagcggccgcggcacgcgcacaacaaacgagctgaagtgcacgcaGTAACGCGACTGTAGCTGCTGCATCCTCAGCGTGAAGCCAGTCTtctggcgaacgtactccaccacttcGTCGGCTACGGCGGAGTAAAgcaggcgagacacgtagagcggCTTACTTAGTGTGGCGACTCGAAGACCAGAATTAACCGGATCCGCAGTGCCACTCacagtcttacgaggcgccctacgTGCCTTGCTTTTCCTTTCCACCAATGTGAATCCCTCCATATTTACATTGGTGTGGGAGGACTTCTCCTGAAAAAGAGCCCGTGATTCGCCTTTCTTAGAAGGCGTGCTGATCCGGTCAGCTGCAAGCTGCCGGCCGGTGACGCTAGCGTATGAACGCTGACGTAAGCTCGAAGAGGCAGGCGGCTGCACGCGTGGagggcgcgcgggcggcggagcGGCGCTTGCGACACTTTTTACAGCGTCAACAGGTAATCGAACTGACTTGACACGTGTGTCAAGTCGCGagtcaattttgaaatttgaagcGGCCGGCTGATTTGGGATATTCCGCAAAAATGCTATTTcgttgcgtaaatcagcaatgGTAATAAGGCTTGCTTCAAATTTGCTACTCATTTCAGATAAACTTGTTTTAAGGACCTcgatttccttaaacaagcTTCTAATGTCGAGATTTTCCGGAATACACGACGCCGTCGCTACGaactccggaatccggtctTGATTCGCCCTGAggattttctttatattttcaaGGGTCTTCTGTCCGTTTTCATCCCCTCGTCGATGTGGAACATAGGTGCTGGCGAACCCAAGGGACTGGCACAGCACTTGCTTAGCTTCACAGATGTCATCGATGGTGAAACTCGACGCACGCGAATCCATCTGGACAGCAGTCATCGCATCCATCGCTCCTTCCAGCAccagtttgtttttgtgttgAATAAAAGCGAGGAACTCGTTCACATTAGGTTTATTAGGTTTTGCTGAGAATCAcccataaataaatacatcaaAGCGTCTACGTTGCAGCGCGCATTGCACACTATTGCAAGGAATATGTTTTCCCTTTTGAAGTGCGAAACCCTAAGAGATGTCAACGTTTAATATAGAGGTATATGAGGTACTCACCCACAGCCAGAGGTCCTAAGTTTACCAATTTATTCTTCAATTCTTCTTCATTGGCGATGTCGATCCTATTACCACCTGTTACTAGCACAACTCCCTTACTGGCGTCTTCAGTGCAATTCCGTTTTTTCTCGTGATAGGGATAGTCTGACTCTTTTTCTAACTTGTTCTCTGTAACAGCAAGTTCTCTGTAATGAACGCAtttttaacacgttcgcggacgcgtattctatagcatacgtttttgtactccttctggtgacgcgtatgctatagaatacgttatttggtttgaatttctgcgtctgtttgcttagtaatcttcttattcacagtataatattattcaccaacatttcctctaccattcactagaatcatagtatgcatactgcaacattacatagttttatcgcagttaaaaaatatgctgtggcgtcacagatcgagttcacctttttgtgacgcgtatgctatagaatacctctttgtatggaaatttgcgcagtagccccgcgagtgtcaccgggagttggcccgtgaaatgtggccaaatttcgagcgcaaacgcaattttacggattgtttaaaaaatcataagtaattatttttacagtttatatatatttttctgttgcggttttgttaacaaacatgtccactgtcgttttataataatacaccgtgattttggttacgataaattaagaaaaccgaagcatgtttacacctattatttgagtaatttccttcgtacttagtcattgctttgctcataataattgtgaataaaccctatttctggttgatactaactgtttacgttaaattatatctttttgagtgaattttgttggtgtttaactacttgaacttggtttagatgcttgtaaaatagcatataaagctgggcgaatcatcgcgtagtgagaggtagtggataagttctacccagaaatcatcacaccaaatgaaggcctttagcacctatacaacagcaggtttgaacaaacattattctagtctcaatgacgaaacgggtgactacagttctgacgaaagttaggtactccaaaagagtctgtaggagatacacatttagacaattcttcttgtaccaaaaaactctgtattcgtgaacaagctttatacttttatttgtgggcatcatccccgcagccagaaacactaaatgttttatttgatatgattctacggaatgaatctgctgtatcaccatctatggatcgtatgctatagcatacggtgtcatataagatcacattttgactcagtattgtgtcacggtatgctatagcatcgtatgctatagcatacggtgtcacataagatcacattttaactctgtattttgtcaggtatgctatagcatccgaatgcgttcctcgtcacataataaccctaatataagctgtctaaggacaggtatgctatagcagtcgaaaaattcccatacaaaatattggtgtcccagaggggtgactgagcgtccgcgaacgtgttaagatAATCAAAAgatttaatgaggaggcacactcaaacgttatgacagtgacatgcctagacacttacAATAGTCTAAAAAAGTTCAATAACACCTAAAGAGTAATGTACCGCAGCATGAAGGTGAATGGTCGCTCGTATTTCAAGCGAGGGCCTTTCATCTTTAACACGATagttaattacaataatttttaagaaaaaaaaaccgccttcctttggggttctggtgataaatactttcaaatgttggattatgttatcaattcgtctgtatattttttaatgtttgttattcgatatctccgtcatttctgaaccagttttgaaatctggatgattctgaagtacttacagatgagaatgattatcagaacggaactctaaccaggggcggctcactcttcatcagcagttccactgcaccaaatgtcactgttctggacgtaagtgcatgctgttcttataaaaataccaaagtcactataagtgtgccgttcagatttgaggagttccgttctgaccatcatcagcaattccactgcaccaaatatcactgttctggacgtaaatgcatgctgttcttataaaataccaaagtcactatttaagtgtgccgttcagatttcaggagtccattctgaccatcatcaggagttccactgcaccaaatgtcactgttccgtacgtaaatgcatgctgttcctttaaaaacacaaaaatcaccatatgtatgcctttcagatttgaggagttccctcgatttctccaggatcccatcatcagaactgggttctgagaaaaatgggacaaatctgtatgcatatacattcaatcaaaaaaaaatttttcaaaatcggtctagtaacgacggagatatcgaggaacaaacattaaaaaaaaaaaaaacatacagacgacttgataaccccttcctttgagatttggaaggcg is part of the Leguminivora glycinivorella isolate SPB_JAAS2020 chromosome 3, LegGlyc_1.1, whole genome shotgun sequence genome and harbors:
- the LOC125224600 gene encoding procathepsin L-like; translated protein: MFVPIVLAAVCLASTTILAALDKPFYDVEDAENLYESFLQEHNKVYKNRREYYERLGNFKKSLKEINERNAKFPDTVFALNHFADLYPEELQQYSGFKLPKNMKGVVLPDGPTPTEDHFDWRDKDAVTHVKDQGQCGSCYIFSAIGDIEGQYAIKHKQCLALSEGQALDCLDSGTCDGGVMDYVMQELAATENKLEKESDYPYHEKKQNCTEDASKGVVLVTGGNTIAIANEEELKNKLVNLGPLAVALNAFDFNHYKKGILEPDQCTGYRSNHGVLLVGYGEENGKKFWIIKNSWGAGWGEKGYVRLLRGVNACGMGTSYTAHSQVA